A single region of the Deefgea piscis genome encodes:
- a CDS encoding YehS family protein has product MLNNDVLRSIRYMLDLSDAKLVDVLQLAGQTLDKATMMAFLKKEEELEYQECDDVTMANFLDGLVYFRRGKDENRPALPIELPVTNNLVLKKLRVAFELKDDDIYAMLAEAGFEVSKPELSALFRKKDHKHFRPCGDQFLRNFLKGLTLRVRGR; this is encoded by the coding sequence ATGTTAAATAACGACGTACTGCGTAGCATTCGCTATATGCTCGATTTGAGCGATGCCAAATTAGTCGATGTACTGCAATTGGCTGGGCAAACTTTAGATAAAGCCACGATGATGGCGTTTTTAAAGAAAGAAGAAGAGCTCGAATATCAAGAATGTGATGATGTCACGATGGCCAATTTTCTCGATGGTTTGGTGTATTTTCGCCGTGGCAAAGACGAAAACCGTCCGGCATTACCGATTGAATTGCCTGTCACCAATAATCTGGTGCTCAAAAAATTGCGCGTCGCTTTTGAGCTTAAAGACGATGATATTTACGCGATGTTGGCTGAGGCTGGATTTGAAGTGTCAAAACCTGAGCTATCGGCGTTATTCCGTAAAAAAGATCACAAGCATTTTCGCCCTTGCGGCGATCAGTTCTTACGCAATTTCCTGAAAGGCTTAACGCTGCGCGTTCGCGGTCGATAA
- the argH gene encoding argininosuccinate lyase has protein sequence MSESANKAWSGRFNEPVSELVKRYTASVFFDNRMAEVDIQGSLAHAGMLNQVGVLSDEDLRSIQSGMADILDDIRAGRFEWSLDLEDVHMNIERRLTDKIGDAGKRLHTGRSRNDQVATDIRLYLREAIDVLLRLVRELQKSLLDLAESNASTVMPGFTHLQVAQPVTFGHHMLAYVEMLGRDAERLVDTRKRVNRMPLGSAALAGTTFPINRSITAKLLGFEGICENSLDAVSDRDFAIEFTAAGALIMTHLSRLSEELILWMSPRFGFIDIADRFCTGSSIMPQKKNPDVPELVRGKTGRVNGSLISLLTLMKGQPLAYNKDNQEDKEPLFDTVDTLTDTLRIYADMMRGITVKPDAMERAAKQGFATATDLADYLVKRGLPFRDAHEAVALAVRYAEQKRQDLSDLTLVELQSFSSLIEEDVCHVLTLQGSLEARNHVGGTAPFQVLVQVAKWRERLAC, from the coding sequence ATGTCCGAATCTGCAAACAAAGCTTGGTCTGGTCGCTTTAATGAACCAGTGAGTGAATTGGTAAAGCGGTATACCGCATCGGTATTTTTTGATAACCGCATGGCGGAAGTCGATATTCAAGGCTCACTCGCGCACGCTGGGATGCTCAATCAAGTGGGGGTTTTATCGGATGAAGATTTGCGTTCGATTCAAAGTGGTATGGCGGATATTTTGGATGATATCCGCGCCGGCCGTTTTGAATGGAGTTTGGATCTCGAAGACGTTCATATGAATATCGAGCGCCGTTTGACCGATAAAATCGGTGATGCGGGCAAGCGTTTGCACACGGGTCGTTCGCGTAATGACCAAGTAGCCACCGATATTCGTTTGTATTTGCGCGAAGCGATTGATGTGTTGCTGCGCTTGGTGCGCGAACTGCAAAAATCCTTGCTCGATTTGGCCGAAAGCAACGCTAGCACCGTAATGCCTGGCTTTACTCATTTGCAAGTGGCGCAACCGGTGACTTTTGGTCATCACATGTTGGCCTATGTAGAAATGCTCGGCCGTGATGCCGAGCGTTTGGTCGATACCCGTAAGCGTGTCAATCGCATGCCTTTAGGTTCTGCAGCATTGGCCGGAACGACATTCCCGATCAATCGCTCAATCACCGCTAAATTATTGGGCTTTGAAGGTATTTGCGAAAATTCACTCGACGCAGTGTCAGATCGTGATTTCGCGATTGAATTTACTGCCGCTGGCGCTTTGATCATGACGCATTTATCGCGTCTTTCTGAAGAACTGATTTTGTGGATGAGCCCACGATTTGGCTTTATTGATATTGCCGATCGCTTTTGTACTGGCTCTTCGATCATGCCGCAAAAGAAAAACCCCGACGTGCCAGAACTGGTTCGCGGTAAAACTGGCCGCGTGAATGGCAGCTTGATTTCATTGCTGACTTTAATGAAGGGCCAGCCATTGGCCTACAACAAAGACAATCAAGAAGACAAAGAGCCGCTATTTGATACCGTGGATACGCTCACCGATACTTTGCGGATTTATGCCGACATGATGCGCGGTATTACCGTGAAGCCTGATGCGATGGAGCGTGCGGCTAAGCAAGGTTTTGCCACGGCAACCGATTTGGCTGATTATCTGGTCAAGCGCGGCTTGCCGTTCCGTGATGCGCATGAAGCCGTGGCTTTGGCGGTACGTTACGCTGAGCAAAAACGCCAAGATTTGTCGGATTTAACCTTGGTTGAATTGCAAAGTTTTTCTTCCTTAATCGAAGAAGACGTTTGCCACGTGCTGACATTGCAAGGCAGTTTAGAAGCGCGCAATCACGTTGGTGGCACCGCGCCGTTCCAAGTTTTAGTTCAAGTGGCGAAATGGCGTGAGCGTTTAGCCTGCTAA
- a CDS encoding GNAT family N-acetyltransferase: MEIVWRWQAFAAFDTATLFEYLRLRQQVFIVEQACAYADMDDLDLVSTHLLAYCDQRIVACLRLVPPSLKYAEPSLGRVIISADFRGTGLGYQLISQGLKGAIEQYPEKNNKIGAQAHLQNFYAKSGFVTVSEPYLEDDISHVDMLWHYSPDTGA; encoded by the coding sequence ATGGAAATCGTTTGGCGCTGGCAAGCTTTTGCGGCTTTTGATACTGCAACATTGTTTGAATATTTACGGCTAAGACAGCAAGTGTTTATTGTTGAGCAAGCCTGTGCTTATGCCGATATGGATGATTTGGATTTAGTTTCAACGCATTTATTGGCGTATTGCGATCAGCGCATCGTCGCGTGCTTACGCTTGGTGCCGCCGAGTTTAAAATACGCCGAGCCTTCTTTGGGACGCGTGATTATATCGGCAGATTTCCGTGGCACAGGTCTAGGGTATCAGCTCATTAGTCAGGGTTTAAAAGGAGCTATAGAGCAATACCCAGAGAAAAATAATAAAATTGGCGCTCAAGCGCATTTGCAAAATTTCTATGCAAAAAGCGGCTTTGTCACTGTTTCTGAGCCTTATCTTGAGGACGATATTTCTCATGTTGATATGCTATGGCATTATTCACCAGATACCGGCGCTTAA
- a CDS encoding oxidoreductase translates to MPKTKTLRVGLIGYGYAGKTFHAPLINATPGLSLVAIASSRPADVLADWPDIVVKTEPDRLLAHPGLDLVVIAAPNDAHYPLARAAIAAGKHVVIDKPFTLNVREAEDLSVRAEQAGLLLSVFHNRRWDNDFIALSETLQSGVLGDVVEFTSRFDRYRPEVKARWREANVAGAGLWYDLGPHLIDQTLQLFGIPNAVTADLALRRSGALAVDDFHVILHYPKMRAILAASTLVSGGTPRFLVQGSQGAWSVNGLDAQETWLKAGLLPEHAAWGDDPRQAQHFQSQNDQISVKALPLPTGNYAAYYAGVRDALLGLGENPVTAAQARNVMRIIDLAIQSDAQGCRVTVL, encoded by the coding sequence ATGCCAAAGACCAAAACTTTGCGCGTAGGCCTGATTGGTTATGGCTACGCGGGTAAAACTTTTCATGCGCCACTGATTAATGCCACGCCAGGACTCAGTCTGGTCGCCATTGCCAGCTCGCGTCCAGCGGATGTATTGGCCGATTGGCCGGATATTGTGGTGAAAACCGAGCCAGACCGTTTGTTGGCGCATCCCGGTTTAGATTTAGTTGTTATTGCCGCCCCCAATGACGCGCATTACCCCTTAGCCCGCGCCGCGATTGCAGCGGGCAAGCATGTGGTTATTGATAAGCCTTTTACTTTGAATGTGCGTGAAGCAGAAGACTTATCCGTGCGCGCCGAGCAAGCGGGTTTATTGCTGTCGGTGTTTCATAATCGGCGCTGGGATAATGACTTTATTGCCTTGAGTGAAACACTGCAAAGTGGCGTTTTAGGCGATGTGGTTGAATTTACTTCGCGTTTTGATCGCTACCGCCCTGAGGTAAAAGCGCGTTGGCGTGAAGCCAATGTAGCGGGTGCTGGGCTGTGGTATGACTTAGGACCACATCTCATTGACCAAACATTACAGCTATTTGGCATTCCCAATGCCGTAACTGCCGATTTGGCTTTGCGCCGCAGTGGTGCGTTGGCAGTAGACGATTTTCATGTGATTTTGCACTACCCAAAAATGCGGGCGATTTTGGCGGCGAGCACCTTGGTCAGCGGCGGTACGCCGCGCTTTTTGGTGCAAGGCTCACAAGGCGCATGGTCGGTGAATGGGCTTGATGCCCAAGAAACTTGGCTAAAAGCTGGATTGCTGCCTGAGCATGCAGCTTGGGGCGACGATCCTCGGCAAGCGCAGCATTTTCAAAGTCAGAATGATCAAATTTCAGTCAAAGCCTTGCCTTTACCCACCGGCAATTATGCGGCGTATTACGCCGGGGTTCGTGACGCCTTGCTGGGCTTAGGAGAAAATCCAGTGACGGCGGCGCAAGCGCGTAACGTCATGCGGATTATTGACTTAGCCATTCAAAGCGACGCGCAAGGTTGCCGAGTGACGGTGCTGTAA
- a CDS encoding patatin-like phospholipase family protein, whose product MSKKKIAITCQGGGSQTAFTAGALKALYDNGFAEHYELVSITGTSGGALCATLIWYAILKKDAYIPQRMLDLWADNTAQSDAELRFNNYLVDAMRKVNSGQMPQFNISPYSPLMQMMSSMTGKQFRPNFTDFRSLLESHIDFAELKAMGANTEMPALILGAAEVLTGQLAKFNSRTEAIRVEHILSSCAVPNIFEAVEFDGHAYWDGLFSDNPPVDEVIKPVYVGENNLPDEIWVIKINPNGCKEVPKSPEAISDRRNEMIGNMSLFQQLTSIRTLNELLLNQAFTPEFLAKNGVTEPIKLPRCLSSDDIRPYHIPFLEMSEALQSTLDYESKLDRSPKNIQKLMQDGEQQARLFLAERLAAA is encoded by the coding sequence ATGAGCAAAAAGAAAATCGCGATCACCTGCCAAGGCGGCGGCAGCCAAACCGCTTTTACTGCGGGTGCGCTCAAAGCCTTATACGACAATGGTTTTGCCGAGCACTATGAATTAGTTAGCATTACCGGCACCTCGGGCGGCGCGTTGTGCGCCACGCTGATTTGGTACGCCATACTAAAAAAAGACGCTTACATTCCACAGCGCATGCTCGATTTGTGGGCCGATAATACCGCGCAATCGGATGCCGAATTAAGATTCAATAATTACTTAGTGGACGCGATGCGTAAGGTGAATAGCGGGCAAATGCCGCAATTTAATATCAGCCCCTACTCGCCCTTAATGCAAATGATGAGCAGCATGACCGGCAAGCAATTTCGGCCAAACTTTACCGACTTTCGTTCCTTGCTCGAATCGCATATCGATTTTGCTGAACTCAAAGCCATGGGTGCTAATACCGAAATGCCTGCACTGATTTTGGGTGCGGCCGAAGTGTTAACTGGGCAATTGGCGAAGTTTAATTCCCGCACCGAGGCGATTCGCGTCGAGCATATTTTATCGTCGTGCGCGGTGCCGAATATTTTTGAAGCGGTTGAATTTGATGGCCACGCGTATTGGGATGGTTTGTTTTCTGACAACCCGCCAGTTGATGAAGTGATCAAACCGGTTTACGTTGGCGAAAACAATCTGCCGGATGAAATTTGGGTGATTAAAATCAATCCCAATGGCTGCAAAGAAGTGCCCAAATCCCCTGAGGCGATTAGCGACCGACGCAATGAAATGATCGGCAATATGTCGTTATTTCAGCAGCTCACCAGCATACGCACGCTTAATGAATTACTGCTTAATCAAGCGTTTACTCCGGAGTTTTTAGCCAAAAACGGCGTAACAGAACCGATCAAGCTACCGCGTTGCCTCAGCAGCGACGATATTCGCCCCTACCATATTCCATTTCTGGAGATGTCTGAGGCACTGCAAAGCACTTTAGATTATGAAAGCAAGCTCGATCGCAGCCCCAAAAACATCCAAAAATTAATGCAAGATGGTGAGCAACAAGCACGGCTGTTTTTAGCCGAACGACTGGCTGCGGCCTAA
- a CDS encoding 3-hydroxybutyrate dehydrogenase, protein MSLQNKVALITGSTSGIGLGIARALAQQGATIILNGLGDPAQIESIRANLAVEFATPVHFIAADLSKTAAVEDLMQQIDALCGRVDILVNNAGMQFVSPIEDFPPEKYDLIIALNLSAAFHTIRLAVPGMKARGWGRIINIASAHALVASPYKSAYVASKHAVLGLTKTVALELAEHGITANAICPGYVMTPLVQQQIPDTAKARGISEAAVIRDVLLAAQPTKRFVEVDELGALASFLCSDGARSITGTALPVDGGWTAH, encoded by the coding sequence ATGTCTCTTCAAAATAAAGTTGCTTTGATTACGGGCTCAACCAGCGGTATTGGTCTGGGCATTGCGCGCGCTTTAGCCCAGCAAGGCGCGACGATTATTCTCAATGGTTTAGGCGATCCGGCGCAAATTGAATCCATCCGCGCCAATTTAGCCGTCGAATTTGCCACCCCTGTGCATTTTATCGCTGCCGATCTAAGTAAAACCGCGGCAGTGGAAGACTTAATGCAGCAAATCGACGCGCTATGTGGCCGCGTGGATATTTTGGTTAACAATGCCGGTATGCAGTTTGTTAGCCCGATCGAAGACTTCCCGCCCGAAAAATACGATTTAATTATCGCGCTGAATTTATCTGCTGCCTTTCACACCATCCGCCTTGCTGTTCCCGGCATGAAAGCACGCGGTTGGGGGCGCATTATCAATATCGCCTCGGCGCATGCCTTAGTCGCTTCGCCCTATAAATCGGCGTATGTGGCGTCAAAACACGCCGTACTCGGGCTGACTAAAACCGTGGCGCTGGAGCTGGCCGAGCACGGCATTACCGCCAATGCCATTTGCCCCGGCTATGTAATGACGCCGCTGGTGCAGCAACAAATCCCCGATACCGCCAAAGCGCGTGGCATTAGCGAAGCAGCGGTGATTCGCGACGTGTTGCTCGCCGCACAGCCGACCAAACGCTTTGTTGAAGTCGATGAACTGGGCGCCTTAGCCAGTTTTTTATGCAGCGATGGCGCGCGCTCAATCACCGGTACCGCACTGCCGGTCGATGGCGGCTGGACTGCGCATTAA
- a CDS encoding copper homeostasis protein CutC, translating into MNATAHSAITLEICAGSVTSCLAAQEGGAQRVEFCDNLLEGGTTPSYGQLAAARDRLWITLNVIIRPRGGDFLYSDLEFEVMERDVLACKKIGVDGIVIGLLTSDGRIDIPRTKRLVELAAPMPVTFHRAFDVACDPVQALEDIISAGCVRLLSSGQAASALEGAALLQQLQAQAGDRLIVMPGAGVRGHNIAELVAATGCNEFHSSGRAPFPSGMVYRNPNVKMGAPGQDEYSVVETDPQLVRELLSNAQNTAALRN; encoded by the coding sequence ATGAACGCCACTGCTCACTCTGCCATCACCCTCGAAATTTGCGCCGGTTCGGTGACGTCCTGCCTTGCAGCACAAGAAGGCGGCGCGCAGCGCGTTGAGTTTTGCGACAATTTGCTCGAAGGCGGCACCACGCCATCGTATGGCCAGCTCGCCGCAGCGCGCGATCGCTTATGGATTACTTTGAACGTGATCATCCGCCCACGCGGCGGCGATTTTTTGTATAGCGATTTGGAATTTGAAGTGATGGAGCGCGATGTATTGGCGTGTAAAAAGATAGGGGTGGATGGTATTGTCATCGGCCTATTAACCAGTGATGGCCGCATCGATATACCCCGCACCAAACGCTTGGTTGAACTGGCGGCACCGATGCCAGTGACGTTTCACCGTGCTTTTGATGTGGCTTGCGATCCGGTGCAAGCGCTAGAAGACATCATTAGCGCGGGCTGCGTTCGACTGCTCTCTAGCGGCCAAGCAGCCAGTGCACTCGAAGGTGCGGCTTTACTTCAGCAACTGCAAGCGCAAGCTGGCGACAGATTGATCGTCATGCCGGGCGCTGGCGTGCGTGGCCACAATATCGCCGAACTAGTGGCAGCAACTGGCTGTAATGAGTTTCATAGCTCAGGCCGTGCGCCGTTCCCAAGTGGCATGGTTTACCGTAATCCCAACGTTAAAATGGGCGCGCCGGGGCAAGATGAGTACAGCGTGGTGGAAACCGATCCGCAACTGGTGCGTGAATTACTCAGCAATGCGCAAAATACCGCAGCGCTACGCAATTAA
- a CDS encoding tryptophan--tRNA ligase — MMSLRVLTGITTTGTPHLGNYVGAIRPAIVASQQPDSDCFFFMADYHALIKCDDPARIERSRLEIAATWLAAGLDPERVTFYRQSDVPEVTELNWLLTCVTAKGQMNRAHAYKGATDANEAAGEDPDAGITMGLFCYPILMAADILLFNPHKVPVGRDQIQHIEMTRDVAARFNHLFGQGKDFFVLPEAHIEEQVATLPGLDGRKMSKSYDNTIPLFEGGAKALKDAVAKIVTNSLLPGEPKDPECHLVTIYEAFATPEQAAAFRAQLVAGLGWGDAKKQLVELIDAHVGPMREKYQELMAHPEQIEELLQIGAAKARAIAAPLLKQVREAVGLRKMNALPAVKEKAVKIALPTFKQFRLEDGQFYFNFSDAAGRLLLTSSGFASGKDAGQWVGRLKKEGIAALPDAPVALAEGVSADDVAAALVALMVE; from the coding sequence GTGATGAGTTTGCGTGTTTTAACGGGCATTACCACGACGGGTACACCGCATTTGGGTAATTATGTGGGCGCGATTCGCCCGGCGATTGTGGCCAGTCAACAGCCCGATAGCGACTGCTTCTTTTTTATGGCCGATTATCACGCGCTGATTAAGTGCGATGATCCCGCCCGCATTGAGCGCTCGCGCCTTGAAATCGCCGCCACTTGGCTCGCTGCGGGGCTAGACCCTGAGCGCGTGACGTTCTATCGCCAATCGGACGTGCCTGAAGTGACTGAACTCAACTGGCTGCTCACTTGCGTCACCGCTAAAGGGCAAATGAACCGCGCCCACGCCTACAAAGGCGCAACCGACGCCAACGAAGCAGCCGGTGAAGATCCCGATGCGGGCATCACCATGGGCTTATTCTGCTACCCGATTTTGATGGCCGCCGATATTTTGCTGTTTAACCCGCATAAAGTGCCGGTTGGCCGCGATCAAATTCAGCACATCGAAATGACTCGCGACGTTGCCGCGCGTTTCAATCACTTATTCGGCCAAGGCAAAGATTTTTTCGTGCTGCCCGAAGCACACATTGAAGAACAAGTCGCCACGCTGCCGGGGCTAGACGGTCGCAAAATGAGTAAATCGTACGACAACACCATTCCGCTATTTGAAGGCGGCGCTAAAGCGCTCAAAGACGCCGTAGCGAAGATTGTCACCAACAGCTTATTGCCGGGTGAGCCCAAAGACCCAGAATGCCATTTGGTGACGATTTACGAGGCGTTTGCCACACCAGAACAAGCTGCGGCCTTCCGCGCGCAACTCGTTGCGGGTCTGGGCTGGGGCGATGCGAAAAAGCAACTCGTTGAATTGATCGACGCGCACGTTGGCCCAATGCGCGAGAAATACCAAGAACTGATGGCGCACCCTGAGCAAATCGAAGAATTGCTGCAAATCGGTGCCGCCAAAGCGCGCGCGATTGCTGCGCCACTACTTAAGCAAGTACGCGAAGCCGTCGGCCTGCGCAAAATGAACGCGCTACCGGCAGTCAAAGAAAAAGCCGTCAAAATCGCCTTGCCAACGTTCAAGCAATTCCGCCTTGAAGACGGCCAGTTCTACTTCAACTTCAGCGATGCCGCCGGGCGTTTGCTATTGACGAGTTCCGGCTTTGCCTCAGGCAAAGACGCGGGGCAATGGGTTGGTCGCTTGAAAAAAGAAGGCATCGCCGCCTTGCCTGACGCGCCAGTGGCCTTGGCCGAAGGCGTGAGTGCGGATGATGTTGCAGCGGCGCTTGTGGCGTTGATGGTGGAGTGA
- a CDS encoding GTP pyrophosphokinase, with protein sequence MDSSLNRVWKDRPEMIRCFYEKLPIHQRLCDEVKYILERKIKLLGVEIGHLTSRAKTLTSFCEKIERKTYKNPFEEITDFSGVRIVYLYASDRINLERLVEEEFEIHEKVDKVSDQGVEKFGYGALHYIVSLKELHAGARYDDLMGMNCEIQIRTILQDAWAIVAHHLSYKHEEDIPNELKRKLHALSGLFETADDQFERINNERIKYQEKIRESIIINHDLSLEAEVNLDSLMGYISWRFPDREEISMDSVADLLEELNKFGYKKLIDVEKMINRSLDAVLAAEKKYPPSDSECFEPVEFNGIGLIRSALDFMNEDYRKSRQSDYLDKKMSFEFLKLLK encoded by the coding sequence TTGGATAGCTCATTAAATAGAGTATGGAAAGATAGACCTGAAATGATTCGTTGCTTTTACGAAAAGCTTCCAATTCATCAACGACTTTGCGACGAAGTTAAATATATTCTTGAGCGGAAAATAAAATTGTTAGGTGTTGAAATTGGACATTTGACTTCAAGAGCGAAAACGTTAACGAGTTTTTGTGAAAAAATTGAACGGAAAACATACAAAAATCCATTTGAAGAAATTACAGATTTTTCAGGTGTAAGAATTGTCTATTTGTACGCATCTGACAGGATTAATTTGGAAAGGCTAGTTGAAGAAGAGTTTGAAATCCATGAAAAAGTAGATAAAGTTAGTGATCAAGGTGTAGAAAAATTTGGTTATGGTGCTCTTCACTATATTGTTAGTTTAAAAGAACTGCATGCTGGAGCACGATACGACGATTTGATGGGTATGAATTGTGAGATCCAAATTCGGACAATTCTTCAAGATGCTTGGGCAATTGTTGCTCATCATTTGTCTTATAAGCATGAAGAAGATATTCCCAATGAGTTAAAGCGAAAGCTACACGCGCTTTCAGGTTTGTTTGAGACTGCAGATGATCAGTTTGAAAGAATTAATAATGAAAGAATTAAATATCAAGAAAAAATAAGAGAATCTATTATTATTAACCATGATTTGTCACTGGAGGCAGAGGTTAATCTTGATAGCCTAATGGGGTATATATCTTGGAGGTTTCCTGATAGAGAGGAGATCTCTATGGATTCGGTTGCTGATTTATTGGAGGAGTTAAATAAATTTGGATATAAGAAATTAATAGATGTAGAGAAAATGATCAATAGATCGTTGGATGCTGTTTTAGCCGCTGAAAAGAAATATCCACCAAGTGATTCGGAATGTTTTGAGCCTGTTGAATTTAATGGAATAGGCTTAATAAGGAGTGCGTTAGATTTTATGAATGAAGATTATCGAAAATCAAGGCAATCTGATTATTTAGATAAAAAAATGTCGTTTGAGTTTTTAAAGTTGCTTAAATAG
- a CDS encoding FUSC family protein yields MQCSFLNQLKTIRADLNQAWLNIKNNGISLLDVAASVCSVALAIYITYLFNFEYSMWAAFSAYVVMRPFFKQTLSRGLLRIAGTLLGGACGVVLVLLFQRELNVFSVCLIFFIVSSASAYYANVVSDQYNYAVLFFGLTFTLIVGYAFAEPQQDILQIGLMRAADVMVGSLSTIFVSAVLQLATKNRAMPISHPIPHLPLSPTPAPLYSDHQQYLPFALLAGGAIALTPLLVLLGGQLIFIQAAVSILAVSNQPRVASSDLPTASMKKIIYRALGCFFGALLGMGFNYICVYFSSYALLMLLTLVGTTVGKILQDSNADSSYMGAQFAVGLLMVSVHDSAALLNDRYGVHRFLGVMLGMAILAGMLALFAPRQKLD; encoded by the coding sequence ATGCAATGTTCATTTTTAAATCAATTAAAAACAATTCGTGCGGATTTAAATCAGGCTTGGCTCAATATAAAAAACAATGGGATTTCATTATTGGATGTGGCCGCGTCGGTGTGTTCGGTGGCGCTGGCGATTTATATTACTTATTTATTTAATTTTGAATATTCAATGTGGGCGGCTTTTAGCGCTTATGTGGTGATGCGGCCTTTTTTTAAACAAACTTTAAGTCGTGGTTTATTAAGGATTGCCGGTACTTTATTGGGCGGAGCGTGTGGCGTTGTCTTGGTATTGTTATTTCAACGCGAATTAAATGTATTCAGCGTTTGTCTGATCTTTTTTATTGTGAGTAGCGCATCGGCTTATTATGCCAATGTGGTTTCTGATCAATATAATTATGCGGTGCTATTTTTTGGCCTAACGTTTACTTTAATTGTGGGCTACGCATTTGCTGAGCCACAGCAAGATATTTTGCAGATTGGCTTGATGCGTGCTGCCGATGTGATGGTCGGGTCGTTGTCGACGATTTTTGTTTCGGCGGTATTGCAATTGGCAACTAAAAATCGCGCAATGCCCATTTCGCATCCAATTCCTCATTTACCTTTATCCCCAACACCAGCGCCGCTTTATTCAGATCATCAACAATATCTGCCTTTTGCGCTATTGGCGGGCGGGGCCATTGCGCTAACGCCGTTATTGGTGTTGTTGGGCGGGCAATTGATTTTTATTCAGGCGGCAGTGAGTATTTTGGCGGTGTCCAATCAGCCACGGGTGGCGTCTAGTGATTTGCCTACGGCTTCGATGAAAAAAATTATTTATCGGGCGCTAGGATGTTTTTTTGGGGCGTTGCTGGGCATGGGGTTTAATTATATTTGCGTGTATTTTTCGTCTTATGCCTTATTAATGCTACTGACTTTAGTCGGCACGACGGTGGGCAAAATCTTGCAAGATAGTAATGCCGATTCGTCGTATATGGGCGCGCAATTTGCGGTGGGTTTGTTAATGGTGAGTGTGCATGATTCGGCGGCGCTGCTTAATGATCGTTACGGCGTGCACCGATTTTTGGGCGTGATGTTGGGCATGGCGATTTTGGCAGGCATGCTGGCGCTCTTTGCGCCACGGCAGAAGCTCGATTAG
- a CDS encoding GNAT family N-acetyltransferase, which yields MSSPLTLSTERLILRQWQISDAEPFAQMSADPKVMNMLLGPIDAQASAAMQQKIMAQILENGWGFWALALKETQEFIGFTGLNRPNAELPFSPCVEIGWRLAFAHWGKGYATEAAKAALAFGFNHLKLTEIVAFTALSNHPSQAVMQRLGMQREPQNFMHPKVPAGHPLQAHCLYRLSQSAWRREG from the coding sequence ATGTCTTCACCCCTGACTTTAAGCACCGAACGTCTTATTTTGCGCCAATGGCAGATCAGTGATGCCGAGCCATTTGCTCAAATGAGTGCCGACCCCAAAGTGATGAACATGCTATTAGGGCCGATAGATGCTCAGGCCAGTGCGGCAATGCAGCAAAAAATCATGGCGCAGATTCTCGAAAATGGCTGGGGATTCTGGGCGCTAGCGCTCAAAGAAACCCAAGAGTTTATTGGTTTTACCGGCTTAAACAGGCCAAACGCTGAACTGCCGTTTTCTCCATGCGTAGAAATTGGCTGGCGGCTGGCTTTTGCCCATTGGGGCAAAGGCTATGCCACCGAGGCCGCAAAGGCGGCATTGGCCTTTGGTTTTAACCATCTAAAACTAACAGAGATTGTGGCTTTTACCGCGCTGAGCAACCATCCCTCCCAAGCCGTTATGCAAAGGCTGGGCATGCAGCGCGAGCCGCAAAACTTTATGCACCCCAAAGTTCCCGCAGGGCATCCATTGCAAGCACATTGTCTTTACCGTTTAAGCCAGTCGGCTTGGCGTCGCGAAGGATAA